One Brassica oleracea var. oleracea cultivar TO1000 chromosome C7, BOL, whole genome shotgun sequence genomic window carries:
- the LOC106302450 gene encoding glutathione S-transferase T3-like: protein MDSTNPYSRTSNFVDLLNIQQDSLFPEPLPYHFFPHGGDLGSSQRPVFTQSTETSSFCEDSPSSFRGRKKWSPTDDVVLISAWLNTSKDPVVGNEQKAGAFWQRISAYFEASPKVERGEKREPVQCKQRWQKLNDLVCKFCGSYEAATRQNTSGQSESDVKMAHEIFYNYHKKKFNLHHAWEELRHDQKWCEFATTKMEGSTKKRRCEDGAESSSSQATTKLGDQPTKRPPGVKAAKAASGKRAIVDHEAVSEFQTMWSIKEKDLAVKERLSKMGLLERLIGKKEPLSEVEEALKDKLITEMLIPCVLYVFLVYVLCHVSILMKIVALLIVALEEEDGAKVVRVEVTRVTSLSM, encoded by the exons ATGGATTCTACCAATCCCTATAGCCGGACCTCAAATTTTGTTGACCTCTTGAACATTCAACAAGATAGTTTGTTTCCTGAACCCCTTCCTTATCATTTTTTTCCACATGGTGGAGACCTCGGATCATCACAACGCCCTGTCTTTACCCAATCTACTGAAACCTCCAGCTTCTGTGAGGACTCGCCTTCATCATTCAGAGGAAGAAAGAAGTGGAGTCCCACAGATGATGTAGTCCTCATCAGCGCATGGCTCAACACGAGCAAGGACCCTGTTGTAGGCAATGAACAGAAAGCAGGCGCTTTCTGGCAACGCATTTCAGCTTACTTTGAAGCTAGTCCTAAGGTGGAAAGGGGTGAAAAGAGAGAGCCAGTCCAGTGTAAGCAAAGGTGGCAGAAGCTTAACGATCTTGTCTGCAAGTTCTGTGGATCCTATGAGGCTGCAACCAGACAGAATACAAGTGGTCAGAGTGAGAGTGATGTGAAAATGGCACACGAGATCTTCTACAACTATCATAAGAAAAAATTCAACCTCCACCACGCTTGGGAAGAGCTTCGCCATGACCAGAAGTGGTGTGAATTTGCTACTACTAAGATGGAGGGAAGCACTAAGAAGAGAAGATGTGAGGATGGAGCAGAATCATCAAGCTCTCAAGCAACTACCAAACTAGGTGATCAACCAACCAAACGGCCTCCTGGCGTGAAGGCAGCGAAAGCAGCAAGTGGTAAGAGAGCTATAGTCGATCACGAGGCTGTCTCTGAGTTTCAGACCATGTGGTCTATTAAGGAGAAGGACTTGGCGGTGAAAGAGAGACTTTCTAAGATGGGTCTGCTTGAGAGACTCATAGGAAAAAAAGAGCCTCTTTCTGAAGTTGAAGAAGCTCTGAAGGACAAGCTAATTACCGAGATGTTGA TCCCATGTGTGCTCTATGTGTTTCTTGTCTATGTTTTGTGTCATGTTTCGAT TCTCATGAAGATCGTTGCTTTGTTGATCGTTGCACT GGAAGAGGAAGATGGAGCTAAAGTAGTGAGAGTTGAAGTCACGAGAGTCACGAGTCTAAGCATGTGA